A region of Micromonospora chokoriensis DNA encodes the following proteins:
- a CDS encoding anti-sigma factor, with the protein MQHLEHERLVFLALGESEADDGERTHLDTCAHCRTELSALRQVAGLGAETQGLGDLPDPPEHIWQGIEADIRAAEGTEVHAPVAVLTDVDRQQVPGQTRGTETGSVTRLDPTRRPRRGRGWSRWAATAVTAVAAAAVGVAGTVTVLRPTDPTPAETPTVLASAPLAAFGSTPKSAQGDARVLQGGQLHLHVANLPSVPGYYEVWLINPTTMEMFSVGTLGSGSDALLPLPPNVDLTSYSVVDVSAEQYDNNTRHSGDSLLRGTLTG; encoded by the coding sequence GTGCAGCACCTGGAGCACGAGCGGCTGGTCTTTCTGGCGCTCGGTGAGAGCGAGGCGGACGACGGGGAGCGCACCCACCTCGACACCTGCGCGCACTGCCGGACGGAGCTGTCGGCCCTGCGGCAGGTCGCCGGGCTCGGCGCCGAGACGCAGGGTCTCGGCGACCTGCCCGACCCGCCGGAGCACATCTGGCAGGGCATCGAAGCCGATATCCGGGCGGCCGAGGGCACCGAGGTCCACGCGCCCGTGGCGGTGCTGACCGATGTCGATCGGCAGCAGGTGCCGGGGCAGACCCGCGGGACGGAGACCGGGTCGGTGACCCGGCTGGATCCGACGCGCCGGCCCCGCCGGGGGCGCGGCTGGTCCCGTTGGGCGGCCACGGCGGTGACCGCCGTCGCGGCGGCGGCGGTCGGTGTGGCGGGTACGGTCACGGTGCTGCGGCCGACGGATCCGACGCCTGCGGAGACGCCGACGGTGCTGGCCAGCGCGCCACTGGCGGCGTTCGGCTCGACGCCGAAATCGGCCCAGGGCGACGCCCGCGTCCTACAGGGCGGCCAACTGCATCTGCACGTGGCGAATCTCCCGAGCGTCCCTGGGTACTACGAGGTCTGGCTCATCAATCCGACGACGATGGAGATGTTCTCGGTGGGCACCCTGGGGAGCGGTTCGGATGCTCTGCTGCCGCTGCCCCCGAACGTCGACCTGACGAGTTACTCGGTGGTCGACGTCTCCGCCGAGCAGTACGACAACAACACCCGCCACTCCGGCGACAGCCTGTTGAGGGGCACCCTGACGGGCTGA
- a CDS encoding electron transfer flavoprotein subunit alpha/FixB family protein encodes MSEVLVVVEATKEFGVKKVTLEMLTLARELGTPSAVVLGGAGAAEALSGKLGEYGAEKIYAAEGDEIDGYLVAPKATVLAELVQRVQPAAVLLASAQEGKEIAARLAVKLDNGILTDVVGLDADGTATQVAFAGSTIVKAKVTKGLPLVTVRPNSVTPAPAAATPAIEQLTVSVTDTDKLAKVVERVAEQKGSRPELTEAGVVVSGGRGVGNADNFKLVEELADLLGGAVGASRAAVDSGFYPHQFQVGQTGKTVSPQLYVALGISGAIQHRAGMQTSKTIVAVNKDGEAPIFELADFGVVGDLFKIVPQAAEEIRKRK; translated from the coding sequence ATGTCTGAGGTTCTCGTCGTCGTCGAAGCCACCAAGGAATTCGGCGTCAAGAAGGTCACCCTGGAGATGCTCACCCTCGCCCGCGAGCTGGGCACCCCGAGCGCGGTGGTGCTCGGCGGCGCCGGCGCCGCCGAGGCGCTGAGCGGCAAGCTGGGCGAGTACGGCGCGGAGAAGATCTACGCCGCCGAGGGTGACGAGATCGACGGCTACCTGGTGGCCCCCAAGGCCACGGTGCTGGCCGAGCTGGTCCAGCGGGTGCAGCCGGCGGCCGTGCTGCTGGCCTCCGCCCAGGAGGGCAAGGAGATCGCCGCCCGCCTCGCCGTCAAGCTGGACAACGGCATCCTGACCGACGTGGTCGGCCTGGACGCCGACGGCACCGCGACGCAGGTCGCCTTCGCCGGCTCGACGATCGTCAAGGCCAAGGTCACCAAGGGCCTGCCGCTGGTCACCGTCCGGCCCAACTCGGTCACCCCCGCCCCGGCGGCGGCCACCCCGGCGATCGAGCAGCTCACCGTGTCGGTCACCGACACGGACAAGCTGGCGAAGGTCGTCGAGCGGGTTGCCGAGCAGAAGGGCTCCCGCCCCGAGCTGACCGAGGCCGGTGTGGTCGTCTCCGGCGGTCGGGGTGTCGGCAACGCCGACAACTTCAAGCTGGTCGAGGAGCTGGCCGACCTCCTCGGCGGTGCCGTCGGCGCGTCCCGCGCGGCCGTCGACTCCGGCTTCTACCCGCACCAGTTCCAGGTGGGACAGACCGGTAAGACGGTCTCCCCGCAGCTCTACGTCGCGCTCGGCATCTCCGGTGCCATCCAGCACCGGGCCGGCATGCAGACCTCGAAGACCATCGTCGCGGTCAACAAGGACGGCGAGGCGCCGATCTTCGAGCTGGCCGACTTTGGCGTGGTGGGCGACCTGTTCAAGATCGTCCCGCAGGCCGCCGAGGAGATCCGCAAGCGCAAGTGA